From one Paenibacillus sp. FSL K6-1330 genomic stretch:
- a CDS encoding VOC family protein — translation MGVKRIVANVATKDVAAAKTFYQDVLGLDMLMDHGWLTTYGSQERMSIQISFASEGGSGTPVPDLSIEVDELEAVLDAMRRADFSIEYGPVDEPWGVRRFFVRDPFGKLVNILMHLSHD, via the coding sequence TTGGGGGTTAAACGCATTGTCGCAAATGTCGCAACGAAGGATGTCGCCGCAGCCAAGACGTTTTATCAAGATGTGCTGGGTCTGGATATGTTAATGGATCATGGCTGGCTCACCACTTATGGCTCGCAGGAGAGGATGAGCATACAGATCAGCTTTGCTTCCGAGGGAGGCAGCGGCACGCCCGTTCCGGATCTGTCGATCGAAGTGGATGAGCTAGAGGCTGTGCTGGATGCGATGAGGCGGGCAGACTTTTCCATTGAATATGGACCGGTTGATGAGCCTTGGGGAGTAAGACGCTTTTTTGTCCGCGATCCGTTCGGGAAGCTGGTCAACATTTTGATGCATCTGTCACATGATTGA
- a CDS encoding carbohydrate ABC transporter permease: protein MNAKQRKLIYRILPYAILTGIGICFVLPLLWVLVASVDPNAMQSLKMPSKVTGANYVEVITSSENQRAYLIGLVMSLGQAVLVVLLALLAAYPLSRYQMKYKKPFMLTILFMTSLPITAVMVPVYQLFLGLKLYDNILGVILFYVASSMPYGIWMMKNFMDSVPSDLEEAAWVDGASVFTGMRKVVAPLMVPGICTVAIFTFSGSWGNFFVPYILLQSPEKFPASLKLYQFFGQYGMVDYGSLAAFSVLYAIPAIIMYILSQQFMSKGFGLQGGTKG from the coding sequence ATGAATGCCAAACAACGTAAATTAATCTATCGTATTCTGCCGTACGCGATCCTTACGGGGATCGGCATTTGCTTTGTGCTGCCGCTGCTCTGGGTTCTCGTGGCTTCCGTCGATCCGAATGCGATGCAATCGCTGAAGATGCCCAGCAAGGTTACCGGCGCTAACTATGTTGAGGTGATTACCAGCAGCGAGAACCAGCGCGCTTACCTGATTGGTCTGGTGATGTCGCTTGGCCAAGCCGTATTGGTTGTTCTTCTGGCGCTGCTTGCAGCTTATCCGCTATCCCGTTATCAGATGAAATATAAGAAACCCTTTATGCTGACCATTCTGTTTATGACATCGCTCCCGATTACGGCTGTGATGGTGCCTGTTTACCAGCTGTTTCTGGGGCTGAAGCTGTATGACAATATTTTGGGCGTCATCTTGTTCTATGTAGCGTCATCCATGCCATACGGGATTTGGATGATGAAGAATTTCATGGATTCCGTGCCGAGCGATCTGGAGGAAGCCGCCTGGGTGGACGGGGCTTCGGTGTTTACGGGAATGCGCAAGGTCGTGGCACCGCTGATGGTTCCGGGTATTTGTACGGTGGCGATATTTACCTTCTCGGGCAGTTGGGGCAATTTCTTCGTTCCGTATATTCTGCTGCAGTCGCCTGAGAAATTCCCGGCTTCCCTGAAGCTCTATCAGTTCTTCGGGCAGTATGGCATGGTTGATTACGGCAGCCTGGCCGCCTTCTCGGTGCTGTACGCCATCCCGGCGATCATCATGTACATTCTCTCCCAGCAATTCATGTCCAAGGGCTTCGGGCTGCAGGGCGGAACGAAGGGATAG